A segment of the Capricornis sumatraensis isolate serow.1 chromosome 8, serow.2, whole genome shotgun sequence genome:
TTTTTTGTTTCTGTGGCGTTGCTCCCACGTGTAcactgttgggggtggggtggggtgtgaagACACACGACACCTGACACCTGCTCCACGGCTACTCACAGCTTTTCCTCCTccctgcagacatgcttcagctCATCAACAACCAAGACAGCGACTTCCCGGGCCTGTTTGACCCACCCTACGCTGGGGGTGGAGCAGGGACCACAGATCCTGCCAGTCCCGATGCCAGCTCCCCAGGCAGCCTGTCCCCACCTCCTTCCACGATGAGCTCCTCACTTGAAGGCTTCCTGGGGGCGACCAAGGCGACACCCCGACCCTtgtcccctccccagcctgcaCCCACCCCCCTGAAGATGTACCCATCTGTGCCTGCCTTCTCCCCGGGGCCTGGGATCAAGGAGGAGCCAGCGCCCCTGACTATCctccagcccaccccaccccagcccctgcccggAGCTCTCCTGCCGCAGAGTGTTGCGGCCACCACCTCACCGCAGTTCAGCTCTGCCCCCATTGTAGGCTACCCCAGCCCTCCGGGAGGCTTCTCCACAGGTAAGGAGGGAgtgtggaggtgggggtcagGTGCTCTTGGTAGAGGAGTTTGCAGGCTTTAGCAGTCTGGCCCCTGCTCTGTGGCTGGAGGCGCCTGCTCACCAGCAGTTCTCGGGCTCCTGCGGACGAAGCACTTCCCTTACTGCCCGGGGTCCACACCAGCTACCCTTCCACAGAGTGATTCTTGGCTAGGAGGCTGGCATACTTGCATcagagcccagggcagagccaTCCAGATAGGAACCCGCAGCCACAGGGGTAGTGACTCATCCCGGGTCACATGGTGATGAGGACCTGGGGGACAGGTTGGAAGTGGGTTGCGACAGCCTGTGTCCTCAGCCCCAGCCTTCATCTCTGCAGGGACCTCTCCGGGGAGCAGCTCGCAGTCACTGGCTGGCCCACCACTGGCTTCCCTGCCAGGGGTCCCGCCTGTCTCCTTGCACAGCCAGGTTCAGAGTGCGGCCCCCCAGCAGCTGTTGACAGCCATAGCCACCCCCACGGTGGCCCCTGGAGCAACTGCTGTGACCTCCCAGATACAGCAGGTCCCGGTGAGGTGGTCTGGCTGGCATCAGGGAGGTGGCGGCCCTGGGCCCAGACCCATAGCCCATGGCTGAGGCCCCTTCTGTCCTTAGGTCCTGCTGCAGCCCCACTTCATCAAGGCAGACTCATTGCTCCTGACGACCATGAAAACAGATGTGGGAGCCCCCTTGAAAGCGGCGGGCATCCGCTCCCTCGGCCCTGGCACTGCTGTGCAGGCAGCGCCCTTGCAGGTAGGGGGcttgggcggggtgggggtggtggcttgggtggggtggggaggggcaaggTTTGCTCACATGTCCACCTGCTAACTCTGCCTGGCCCTGCAGACCCTGGTGAGTGGCGGGGCCATCCTGGCCACGGTGCCACTGGTAGTGGACACTGACAAGCTGCCCATCAACCGACTTGCCGGTGGCAAGGCTCCAGGCTCGGCGCAGAGCCGCGGCGAGAAGCGTACAGCCCACAACGCCATCGAGAAACGCTACCGCTCTTCCATCAATGACAAGATTGTTGAGCTCAAGGACCTGGTGGTGGGCACCGAGGCCAAGGTGTGGGCTGAGGCCCTAATAGGGCAGCTCTGGGGAAGGAGGcacctgggaggaggaggaggaggaggatggggctGGGCAGACAGTCCTGGGGCCCCAGCCTCCTTGGGCCTGGCAGCTCTGTTCAGCTGAGCTTCAGGGAAGCCCCGGGTGGCACAGGCTCTTCCATGTGCTGGGGATTCAGCAGAGGACAGACAGAGATCCTGCTATTGAGTAGCTGACATTTTAGCATGGTGCGGGGGCACCAACAGACCTGGGTTGGGGTACGCCAGGTGGCATAAGTGCTGTGCTGGAGAGAAGTGAGATGGGGGAAGTTGCAAACCTGAgttgggtggtcagggaaggcctcacaAAGGTGATGTGATGTGTGAACAGGGGCCTGGAGGAGGTGAGAGGGTGAGGCATAAGGTGGAGTGATGTTGACAGCAGCCAGCCAGGTGCTGTTGTCTGTATCTTACTTAACCGGGCAGCAGGTTCTAGGGGAGGAATGTTCCAGGGAGTAGGAATAGCAGATGCAAATCTCCTGAGGCAATTGTGTTGCAAAGCAGCTCTGCCCTCTTGCTTCAGTGCCCAGCTCTCTGGCCTGACCACTTGTGCCATCTCCCCCCTACCCAACTCCTGCAGTTGAATAAATCTGCCGTCTTGCGCAAAGCCATCGACTACATCCGCTTCCTTCAGCACAGCAACCAGAAGCTCAAGCAGGAGAACCTGAGTCTGCGCACTGCTGTCCATAAAAGCAGTGAGTGCTGGCCCCCTCCACGCCTGGTGTCCCTGGAAGTTCTTGCCCTGCAAAGGCCCTTCACCCTCTCTTTGGCCCTCCCTGGCTCGCAGCTCCCCCAGGTCCTGAGCTCCAATTTGGGGTGAAGTGGGGTGTGGAGCTCACTCCAGTCTGCTCCTCTCTGGCCTACAGAATCACTGAAGGACCTGGTGTCGGCCTGCGGCAGTGGAAGTAGCACAGATGTGCCCATGGAGGGCATGAAGCCCGAGGTGGTGGACACCCTGAGCCCGCCCCCCTCAGACGCTGGTTCGCCCTCCCAGAGCAGCCCCTTGTCCCTTGGCAGCAGGGGCAGTAGCAGCGGTGGAAGTGGCAGTGACTCGGAGCCTGACAGCCCGGTCTTTGAGGACGGCCAGGTGGGGCCTGCagtgttgtccccttcttgtcATCTAGCAACTTCCTCCGAGCCCCAGGACTGGATCAGGCCCCTCACACATCCCACCTCCCCTTTCATAGACAGAAGAAAGACAAGGCTGAGGGGTTCCCACAGTAAGGCAGGGGGCAGAGTTGACCCCTCCTTCCCGGAGCTGTGCTCTCTGGGTCACGCTACCCCGTTCTCACCGCCCTGCCCGCCCTCCCAGGTGAATCCAGAGCCGCTGCCCGCCTCCCACAGCCAGGGCATGCTGGACCGCTCTCGCCTGGCCCTGTGCGCGCTCgtcttcctctgtctctcctgCAACCCCTTGGCCTCCCTGCTGGGTAGCCGGGGTCCTGCTGGCCCCTCCGACACCACCAGCATCAGCCACCGTCCTGGGCGCAGCATGCTGGGTGCTGAGGGCAGAGGTAGGGTGGTAGGAGGGGGGCTCTCGCATACGTGGATCCCATCCTGTGGGCTTGGGGCCCTGGATTTCCTGGGTGCCCAGCCTCTGTGTCCCCAGCTTCTGTCTGCCCCCAGATGGCCCTGGCTGGGCCCCGTGGCTGCTGCCCCCACTGGTCTGGCTGATGAATGGGCTGCTGGTGCTCTTCTCCTTGGCGCTTCTCTTTGTCTATGGAGAACCAGTCACTCGGCCCCACTCGCGCCCTGCCGTGCACTTCTGGAGGCATCGCAAGCAGGCCGACCTGGACCTGGCCAGGGTAAGTGGCCAGACGCTGGGGGATGGGAGCAGGCAAGGCTGGGACTCTTGAGCAGTGCCTGGGAAGGTGCTGGGCATACCGTGGACCTCCCCTGTTCTCCCTACTCCTGTCTACCCCTCCAACTCCTGTGGACCCCTGGGGGCCCGGCTGCTGGGGATGGTGTGGTCCTCACTGGGGGCCCAAGATGGAGGAGTAGCACAGCCCCACGTTTCTTACCTGAAAACCCCTCACCCCCAGGGGGACTTTGCCCAGGCTGCCCAGCAGCTGTGGCTGGCCCTGCGGGCCTTGGGCCGGCCTCTGCCCACCTCCCACCTGGACCTGGCCTGCAGCCTGCTTTGGAGCCTCATCCGCCACCTGCTGCAGCGTCTCTGGGTGGGCCGCTGGCTGGCCGGCTGGGCAGGGGGCCTACGGAGGGACAGGGCCCTACAGGCAGACGCTCGCACCAGCGCCCGTGACGCGGCCCTCGTCTACCACAAGCTGCACCAGCTGCACACCATGGGTATGCGGGTGAGGGCTGGGCCCCTGGGGTCCTGCTGCCTCCACACCACCCTTGGCCTCACGCCCTCTTATCTTCCAGGAAAGTACTCAGGTGGGCACCTCGCTGCTGCCAACCTGGCGCTGAGTGCCCTGAACCTGGCGGAGTGTGCGGGAGATGCTGTGTCCGTGGCCACACTGGCTGAGATCTACGTGGCCGCCGCGCTCAGGGTCAAGGCCAGTCTGCCCCGGGCCTTGCATTTTCTGACAGTGAGTAGATGGTGACCAGTGGGGACTCTGTGGGTGGGTGAGGGCTGCACAGAAAGGCACGTGGTTATGGGGGCGGCTGCGGGCCCTCTGGGGTCTCGGCCAAGGTTCAGTGTGACGGCCCATTCCCTCCTCAACAGCGCTTCTTCCTGAGCAGTGCCCGCCAGgcctgcctggcacagagtggctCAGTGCCCCTTGCCATGCAGTGGCTCTGCCACCCTGTGGGCCACCGTTTCTTCGTGGATGGCAACTGGGCCCTGTGCAGCGCCCCGAGGGACAGCTTGTACAGCGTGGCTGGGAACCCAGGTGCCTTCTCACCCTGGGCCCTTCTCTGTGCCCACCCCTTTCCCCACAGCTGGCTGCCTCCTCCATCCCCCGTTCCCATTCATCATGCCTATCCCTGGTCAGTGTCTTGTCCCTTGCCTCTCTGCTGTCCCTGCCCACCCTGGCCTGCTGCCCCGCCATCTGGTGTGGCTATGGGGATGTGCAGATGGGGACGCCAGCCTGGCTCTGTCTTAGCTGGGGCTCTTCAGAGGCAAACAGGAAGATAGGGGGCAGGGGGCCAGGGGGCTGATTTGAGAGGTGCCAGACAACATCACCATGCAGTGAGGAGGGTGGGAAAGGGCGTGCATCCCAGGTGGGTTATCCTGTCCATCGGTGGGCGGAGTGTTTATCCACCAGCTTTCACTTGTCTCAGAGCCAGGCCCACCCGTGCCCAGAAAAGATCCCTAGTGCAGGGAGGTGCGTGTGCAAAGGAGGGGTTGGGGCCATTCTCGCCCCTCTACTCACCCACTCTTCTCTATAGTGGATCCCCTGGCCCAGGTGACTCAACTGTTCCGCGAACATCTGTTGGAGCGAGCACTGAATTGcgtggcccagcccagccccagccctggatCAGCCGAGGGGGACAAGTGAGTGTCTCCATGCGCCTCAGCAGACCAGAGCCCCCTGCCCAGTGGAGCCTGTGGGTGGCCAGAGCCGGGCCACTGTGGCCTTAGGTGCATTTCAgttcctctctgggcctcagattcCTACCAGCCCAGCACGAGGGGACGGAGGCTCTTAGAGGAGCCAGGAGGCCAGGCTGTGCTGTGTGCGGAGGTGAGGACCTCTGCCAGCCATGTTGACCGCCTGTCCTCTCCTGCCACAGGGAGTTCTCAGATGCCCTCGGGTACCTGCAGCTGCTGAACAGCTGTTCGGATATGGCCGGAGCTCCTGCCTGCAGCTTCTCCATCAGCTCCAGCATGGCTGCCACCCCCGGTGAGCCCCCTACCTGTGACGCCCTCAGCCCCAGTGC
Coding sequences within it:
- the SREBF1 gene encoding sterol regulatory element-binding protein 1 isoform X4 → MDEPPFNEAALELALAEPCELDAALLTDIEGTSPGSSSQSLAGPPLASLPGVPPVSLHSQVQSAAPQQLLTAIATPTVAPGATAVTSQIQQVPVLLQPHFIKADSLLLTTMKTDVGAPLKAAGIRSLGPGTAVQAAPLQTLVSGGAILATVPLVVDTDKLPINRLAGGKAPGSAQSRGEKRTAHNAIEKRYRSSINDKIVELKDLVVGTEAKLNKSAVLRKAIDYIRFLQHSNQKLKQENLSLRTAVHKSKSLKDLVSACGSGSSTDVPMEGMKPEVVDTLSPPPSDAGSPSQSSPLSLGSRGSSSGGSGSDSEPDSPVFEDGQVNPEPLPASHSQGMLDRSRLALCALVFLCLSCNPLASLLGSRGPAGPSDTTSISHRPGRSMLGAEGRDGPGWAPWLLPPLVWLMNGLLVLFSLALLFVYGEPVTRPHSRPAVHFWRHRKQADLDLARGDFAQAAQQLWLALRALGRPLPTSHLDLACSLLWSLIRHLLQRLWVGRWLAGWAGGLRRDRALQADARTSARDAALVYHKLHQLHTMGKYSGGHLAAANLALSALNLAECAGDAVSVATLAEIYVAAALRVKASLPRALHFLTRFFLSSARQACLAQSGSVPLAMQWLCHPVGHRFFVDGNWALCSAPRDSLYSVAGNPVDPLAQVTQLFREHLLERALNCVAQPSPSPGSAEGDKEFSDALGYLQLLNSCSDMAGAPACSFSISSSMAATPGTDPVAKWWASLTAVVTHWLRRDEEAAERLYPLVEHLPRALQESEKPLPRAALHSFKAARAILGRGKAESGPASLVMCEKASGYLQDSLATTPADSSIDKAMQLLLCDLLLVARTSLWQQQKLPAPTQASQGPGGGAQASALELRGFQRDLSGLRRLAQNVRPAMRRVFLHEATARLMAGASPARTHQLLDRSLRRRVGPCKGGAAAELESRPTRREQAEALLLASCYLPPGFLSAPGQRVGMLAEAARTLEKIGDRRLLHDCQQMLMRLGGGTTVTSS
- the SREBF1 gene encoding sterol regulatory element-binding protein 1 isoform X3, translating into MDEPPFNEAALELALAEPCELDAALLTDIEDMLQLINNQDSDFPGLFDPPYAGGGAGTTDPASPDASSPGSLSPPPSTMSSSLEGFLGATKATPRPLSPPQPAPTPLKMYPSVPAFSPGPGIKEEPAPLTILQPTPPQPLPGALLPQSVAATTSPQFSSAPIVGYPSPPGGFSTGTSPGSSSQSLAGPPLASLPGVPPVSLHSQVQSAAPQQLLTAIATPTVAPGATAVTSQIQQVPVLLQPHFIKADSLLLTTMKTDVGAPLKAAGIRSLGPGTAVQAAPLQTLVSGGAILATVPLVVDTDKLPINRLAGGKAPGSAQSRGEKRTAHNAIEKRYRSSINDKIVELKDLVVGTEAKLNKSAVLRKAIDYIRFLQHSNQKLKQENLSLRTAVHKSKSLKDLVSACGSGSSTDVPMEGMKPEVVDTLSPPPSDAGSPSQSSPLSLGSRGSSSGGSGSDSEPDSPVFEDGQGDFAQAAQQLWLALRALGRPLPTSHLDLACSLLWSLIRHLLQRLWVGRWLAGWAGGLRRDRALQADARTSARDAALVYHKLHQLHTMGKYSGGHLAAANLALSALNLAECAGDAVSVATLAEIYVAAALRVKASLPRALHFLTRFFLSSARQACLAQSGSVPLAMQWLCHPVGHRFFVDGNWALCSAPRDSLYSVAGNPVDPLAQVTQLFREHLLERALNCVAQPSPSPGSAEGDKEFSDALGYLQLLNSCSDMAGAPACSFSISSSMAATPGTDPVAKWWASLTAVVTHWLRRDEEAAERLYPLVEHLPRALQESEKPLPRAALHSFKAARAILGRGKAESGPASLVMCEKASGYLQDSLATTPADSSIDKAMQLLLCDLLLVARTSLWQQQKLPAPTQASQGPGGGAQASALELRGFQRDLSGLRRLAQNVRPAMRRVFLHEATARLMAGASPARTHQLLDRSLRRRVGPCKGGAAAELESRPTRREQAEALLLASCYLPPGFLSAPGQRVGMLAEAARTLEKIGDRRLLHDCQQMLMRLGGGTTVTSS